GGCCATCAGCGCGCCGTGCCGCTCCTCCAGCCGGGAGAAGTCGTCCGACCGGGAAAAGTCGGGGGCGCCCGCGAGGAGGTAAAGCTGGCTCGCCTTCGACTTGCCCTTGAGCATGAGGAGATCGGCTTCGAGGAAGGCGAGGTCGCCCGCCGCCTCGCGCGTCGCCTCGGAGACGAGGATGTCCACCCGCATGGACTTGGTGGCGCCCTCGATGCGGGAGGCGAGGTTCACGTCGTCGCCGAGGCAGGAATATTCGAGCCGCTGCGCCGAGCCGAGATTGCCCACGCAGCAGGGGCCGGTGGCGAGCCCGATGCCGCAGCGCACGGGGTGCCACGGCCGCCCCTCCGCCTCCGCCGCCCGGAGCCACTCCGCGTTCAGCGCCTCCAGCCGCGCCGACATGGCGAGCGCGCACAGCGCGGCGTTGCGGGCGTGGGCGGCATCGTCCACCGGCGCGTTCCAGAAGGCCATGATGGCGTCGCCGATATATTTGTCGATGGTGCCGCCGTGGGCGAGCACCACCTCCGTCATGGGCGTGAGATAGGCGTTCATGAAGCGGGTGAGGGCCTGGGCGTCCATGGTCTCCGACAAGGAGGTGAAGTCGCGCAGGTCGCAGAACAGGATGGTGATCTCGCGGGTCTCGCCGCCCAGCACGAGGCGTTCCGGGTTTTCGGCGAGGCGCTCCACCACCTTGGGCGAGACGAAGCGGCCGAACACAGAGCGCACCCACTTCTTCTGCCGCTGCTCGTCGCGATAGAGGGCGAGCACGCCCATGCCGTAGATTGCGAGCACCGCCGCCCCCGGCCCCATGGGATCGAGCAGCAGATCGAAGCGGGTGAAGGCCAGCCACGCCCCCGCGCCCAGCGCCGCCACCACCACGAGTCCGAGCGCCCCGGCCACGGGCGCCGAAACCCGGGGCAGGGCCAGCGCCAGCAGGAGGCCGAGGAGGCCGGTCAGCACGATCTCCGCCCCGCGCGCCCAGTCCGGCCGCACGAGGCGCGCGCCGGCGACGATGTGCTCGATGAGCTGCGCCTGGACTTCCACGCCGGGCACGGCGGCATCGAGGGGCGTCGCCCGCGTGTCCATCAGCCCCGGCGCGCTGGAGCCGACGAGGAGGATGCGCCCCTCCACTTCGGCGGGCGCGACCTTGCCGTCCAGCACATCGGCGGCCGAGAGGAAGCGGCGGGGATCGGTGGGGGTGAAGCGCACCCGCACCTCGCCCGAGGCATCGGTGGGCACGTCGAGGGCGCCGATCTTCACCGCCGTGATGCCTGTCTTCGTGCCGAACGCCTGGTCGCCGCTGGCGTTGGAGGCACGCACCACATAGGTGGACGCGCCCTGCGCCACCCGGAGCGCCTCCGCCGACAGGCTCGGCACCAGCTTGCCGTCGAGGCCGAGGAGGATGGGCACGCGGCGCACCACCTGATCGCGGTCGGGCAACCAGTTCAACGCGCCGATGCCCTGCGCGGCTGCCGCCAGCTCCGGCAAGGGCGCGACGGCTCCGGAAAAGCGCGGCACGAAGGCGCGGGGGTCATCGCCCGCGCTGGCCATGCCCCATTTCTCCGGATAGGCGGCGCCCTTTCCGTGGGTGAGGATGGCGCCGAGCACGGAGGGTGTGGCGGCCAGCGTCGTGGCGAGCTGCCGGTCGGAACTGTCGCGCCCGGCCAGCGCCGCCTCGGCCGGGGCGCGGGCCTCCGCCGGCAGGAGCTTCACGACGGCGGCGGGATCGAGCCGGTCGGGTTCGGAGAACACCATGTCGAACGCCACCGCCGCCGCACCGAGGCTCGTGAGCTTCTGCGTCAGCTCCGCCACCGTTGTGCGCGGCCAGGGCCACTGACCCACGCGGGCGAGGGAGGCGTCATCCACGTCCACCACCCGCACCGGCAGGTCAGGGTCATACGCGCGGGGCGCGGCGCGCTGGTAGAGGTCGAACAGGCCGTTGCGCAGGTCAACGAGCGGCGCAGGATCGGCCCCCATCACCAGAAGGCCGGCGGCAAGGGGGCCGCCGACGGCGAGCCAGTAGAGGCGGGACCACATGCGGCAGGCGGATTCCGTTGCGACGGCGGGAGCCTAGCCCGGCACAAGGCGAGGCGGAAGGCGGGGTGAAAGGCGGGCCGGCACCCCGGGGCGATTGTCCGCTGCGCGGGCGTCTTGCGCTGGACCCCGGCTCGGCGCTCCGGCTGCGCCGTCGCTGGTCCGCGGAACAGGGGAGCCTCAGTCCCCCGATACCGCGAAGCGCAGCAGGATGGTGCGCTGGAGGGGGCTGAAATTGTCGTCGGAGATGAGCGTCAGCAGGATCTCGCCCGAGGCGGCACGGGTGACGCCGAGGCCTTCCATATTATCGATCTCATAGCCCATGTCGAAGCGGCCCAGCACCTCTCCGGTGATGCGCACGCCGGGCTTCACCTCGCCGGCGGGGAAGCGGCGGATCTGCATGCTCACGCCGTCCAGCGGCGTGTAATGGCGCTCCAGGAGGTAGAAATTACCGTCCGGCCCCAAGGCGAGGTCGGTGGCGTCGAACGGGCCGCTCTTGGCGACGGTGAAGGTGCCGGGCGCCGCCCCGCCGATGATGAAGCCGGGCAGATCATCGGCCTTCCTCGCTCCCTCCTCGCCGATGGCGACGAGCGCGCCCTTGAGCGGGCCGGAGGGCATGTAGGCAAGGCTTTCGAGGCCGGTGTTGCGACGCAGCCCCTTGATGGCCGGAGCCGGCACCAGCTTGCCCGGCTTGCCGAGAGGATCGCGCGGATAGCGCCAGATCTCGTTGATGGTCTCCATCGCCACATAGGCGGCATCGGGCGCCAGTGTGACGGATTCCACATCCTCGCGCGCGTTGTCCGCCTGCACCCGCCCCTCGGTATCGAGCAGCGCTGCGGCCTTGACGTCGGCGAGCCCGGTGGGGCGGTCATTCTCCGTCGCCAGGCGGCCGGAAAGGAACAGGCCGGCATCGGTGATGGCGAGGAAATGCCCGTCCTGCTCCAGCGCGAAGCCGGAGATGCCGCCGAAGCCGGGGAAGGGGGAGGTCAGCACCAGACCGCCGAGGAAGCGCAGCGGACCGAACTGCGCAAGTTCGTCCCCCCGCTTGAAGGCGGCGACAGGCTGCGCCGTGACCGTGATCGCGACCGGCTCGGGCGGCAGCGCGCCCGGCTTGGAGAAGGCGAGATTGAACAGGAATGCGCCGCCGAGCAGCCCGGCGGCGACAAAGGCTGCGAAACGCAGGCGACGCCTCAATGCAGTCGGCCGCCGCGCCCCGGCGCCCGGCCAGCGCTTCCCCGGCCGGCACCTCCGGGCGTCTCCTCGAACAGCTCGGCGAGCTTTTCGGTCATCACCCCGCCCAGCTCCTCGGCATCCACGATGGTGACGGCGCGGCGGTAATAGCGCGTCACGTCGTGACCGATGCCGATGGCGATCAGCTCCACCGGCGAGCGCGTCTCGATCTCGGTGATAATGTGGCGCAGGTGCCGCTCCAGATAATTGCCGGCGTTCACCGAGAGAGTGGAATCATCCACCGGTGCGCCGTCGGAGATCATCATCAGGATGCGCCGGGCCTCGGTGCGGGCGAGCAGGCGCTTGTGCGCCCAGTCCAGCGCCTCCCCGTCGATATTCTCCTTGAGCAGGCCCTCGCGCATCATCAGGCCGAGGTTGCGGCGCGCCCGGCGCCACGGGGCGTCGGCCGATTTGTAGATGATGTGCCTGAGGTCGTTGAGGCGGCCGGGGGCGGCGGGCTTGCCGGCGGCGAGCCAGGCCTCGCGGGACTGGCCGCCCTTCCAGGCGCGGGTGGTGAAGCCCAGCACCTCCACCTTCACGCCGCAGCGCTCCAGCGTGCGGGCGAGGATGTCGGCGCAGGTGGCGGCCACGGTGATGGGCCGGCCGCGCATGGAGCCCGAATTGTCGATGAGCAGCGTCACCACCGTGTCGCGGAAGTCGGTGTCGCGCTCGCGCTTGAAGGAGAGCGCCGCCATGGGGTCCATGATGACGCGCGGCAGGCGCGCGGGATCGAGCACCCCCTCTTCCAGGTCGAATTCCCAGGCGCGGTTCTGCTGCGCCAGCAGCTTGCGCTGAAGGCGATTGGCGAGGCGCGCCACGACGCCCTGGAGATTGGCGAGCTGCTTGTCGAGATAGGACCGCAGCCGCGTCAGTTCCTCCGGATCGCACAGGTCTTCGGCGGAGGTCTCCTCGTCGAACTTGGTGGTGAAGGCGTGGTATTCCGGCCCGCGATTGTCGTGCGTCACCGGCGGGCGGGGCGACCACGGCTCGGCCGGCTCCTCGCTGTCGCCCATCTCGGTGCCGTCCGGCACGTCGGCGGGGGGCGCGGCCTCGCTCTGGGCGGCAGAGTCGGGCATCTCCTCCTCGGAAAGCTCGGCCTCCATCTCGGTCGCGCCCTGCTGGCTGTCGTCCTCGCGGCTTTCGCCGTTCTCCCCGCCCTGCTCGTCGGCGCCGCCCTCGTTCTCGGCCTCCTCGGGCTCCTGCTCGGTGTCGAGGCCGCTTTCCTCGCCCATGTCGAGGGAGGCGAGGAGATCGCGGGCCACCTCGCCGAACTTCTTCTGGTTCTCGATGCTGTCGATGAGCCGCGCGAGGTCGCCGGCCGCCCGCTCCTCGATGAAGGGACGCCAGAGGTCCACCACGCGGCGGGCATCGGGCGGCGGCGGCTCGCCGGTCAGGCGCTCGCGCACCATCAGGGCCACCGCATCGGCGATGGGGGCCTCGGAGCGCTCGGTGATGTCGGCATAATTGGCGCGGTGGTAGCGATCCTGCAGCATGGCCGCGAGGTTGCGCTTCACGCCCGGCATGCGGTTGCCGCCGATGGCCTCCACCCGCGCCTGCTCCACCGCCTCGAACACGCCGCGCGCGACCTCGCCCTGGGGCAGCATCTTGCGATGGACGCCGGGATCATGACAGGCGCGACGCAAGGCGAGCGAGTCCGCATGGCCGCGCACGATGGCCGCATCCTGGAGCGAGAAGCGGCGCGGCGGCTCGGGCAGGCGCACCCGGTCCGGCCCCAGCGCGGGGCGCTCGGAGGCGAAGGACACCTCGAACTCGGAGACGCCGGCGATGGCCTTGAAGCAGCCGGTGACGGCGCGCTTGAACGGCTCGGACGGCGCTTCCTTGGGGGCCTTGCCGGTGGTGCGGTTGGTGGCCATGGCGCGTGCTTCTTCGGCTCTTGCGCCGTCAAGCGGCGCTTCTTGCGGGGCGACAGGCTGCGCCATGGCGCAGCCTGTTCAATGCGAGGCGCGGCTGAGCCGCACCCGTTCAGGACAAGGCGACGTTGACGGTGCTCTCGGCCAGCTCCTGGCCGAAGCAGCGCTGGTAGAACTCCGCCACCAGCGGACGCTCCAGCTCGTCGCACTTGTTGAGGAACGTCACGCGCAGCGAGAATGCGATGTCGCGGAAGATGTCCGCGTTCTCGGCCCAGGTGATGACCGTGCGCGGGCTCATGACGGTGGAGAGATCGCCATTCATGAACGCCTGCCGGGTGAGGTCGGCGAGGCGGACCATGCGGTTCACCGTGTCGCGGCCTTCCGCGTTCTGGAAGTGCTTCGCCTTGGCAAGGACGATGTCCACTTCCTTGTCGTGGGCGAGATAGTTCAGCGTGGTCACGATGGACCAGCGGTCCATCTGCGCCTGGTTGATCTGCTGGGTGCCGTGATAGAGGCCGGTGGTGTCGCCGAGGCCGATGGTGTTGGCGGTGGCGAACAGCCGGAAGGCGCCGTGGGGGCGGATCACCCGGCTCTGGTCCAGCAGGGTCAGGCGGCCGGAAGACTCCAGCACGCGCTGGATCACGAACATGACGTCCGGGCGGCCGGCGTCATATTCGTCGAACACGAGGGCGACGTTGTTCTGGTAGGCCCAGGGCAGGATGCCGTCGCGGAATTCGGTGACCTGCAGGCCATCCTTCACCACGATCGCGTCCTTGCCGATCAGGTCGATGCGCGAGATGTGGCTGTCGAGGTTGATGCGCACGCACGGCCAGTTCAGCCGCGCCGCCACCTGCTCGATGTGCGTGGACTTGCCGGTGCCGTGGAAGCCGGTGACCATCACCCGGCGGTTGCGGGCGAAGCCGGCGAGGATAGCGAGGGTGGTCGGCCGATCGAACAGATAGTCCGGGTCCAGCTCCGGCACATGCGGGTCGGCTTCGGAGTAGGCCGGGACCTCCATGTCGATATCGATGCCGAACGTCTGGCGAACCGACACCTTCATGTCCGGCATCGGGGCAGTGGTCTCCAAACCGCTCATAACTCCTCCGTCGGCGCGCCCCGCGCGCCCCTTTTCGTGTCCCATGTCCATCACGGCGCGGTCTTTTGGGCCGCCTCCGCGTCGCCGGCGATCCTGAGGACCGCTCAGCAGAATCCTGCCTGCTTGAGGCTGTTGTAGGCCTGGATGACGCTGCGCAGGCGATCCTCCGAGGAACGGTCGCCGCCGTTCGCGTCGGGGTGGTGCAGCTTCACCAGTTCCTTGTAGCGGGCCTTGATCTCGACCGGGCTGGCCGACATTTCGAGGCCCATCACCTCCAGCGCCCGCCGCTCCGCGGTGCGCACGATCTTGCCGTTGGGCTCCGGCCGGTCGGCCTGAAAGGTGGCGCCCATCTCGGCCGTGAATCCGAAGGGGTCGCGCATGCCGTCGGTGGCTTCCGCGCCCGCCCGGCGGCCGCCGGCGCCCTTCATGCCCATCTTCCAGGTGGGGCGATGGCCGGTCAGCGCATCCTTCTGGTAAGCATACACCGCATCGTCGGTCATGCCCGAGAAATAGTTGTAGGACTGGTTGTAGGCCTTCACATGGTCGAGACAGTACGACCAGTACTGGCCTTCCTGATGCCGCCCCTTGGGCGCCTTGTGCGAGCCCTCCGCCGTGCAGCCCGGCCATTGGCAGCCCGTCAGCGACATCCGGCTACGGGGCCGTTCGTCGGCGGGCTTGACCCGGATGCGGTCGAAAAGGGGGGAGTCGAGTTTCATGGCTGGTCGATTATGGGCGCCGTTCCGCGACGCGGCAAGGAATTGCGGTGCAGCGCGTTTAGAAAGCGCAGGTCCACGGGGGTAGCAGGGGATGCGTTCGGGGCAATGGGTCGGGGCGGTGAGACGGCTGAGCCGGCCTCGTCACGGCCGAGGGTGGCAGGCCGCGACAAGCCCCATATAATGCCGCTCACGCGGGAGCGCCATAACCGGCCGCCCCTTTGGTCCATATCCATTGCACAGAAGCTTTTTCATCATGACCGAAACGTCTCTTGCCTCCATCCGCCAGACCCTTGAGGCCGGCCTTACCCCCCTCGCCCTCGAACTGGAGGACGAGAGCCACAAGCACGCGGGCCATGCCGGCGTGATGCACGACCACAAGGGCGCCAACCGCGGCGACGGCGGCATCACCCACCTCAGGGTGCGGGTCGTCTCGCCGAGCTTCACCGGCAAGAGCCGGGTGGAGCGCCACCGCATCGTCAACGGCCTGCTTCAGGGCGAGATCGCGCGCGGCCTGCACGCCCTCGCCATCGAGGCCAAGGCCCCCGGCGAATGACCTTGAAGCCGGTCAAGGGATTGGCCGCCCATGGCTGAGGCCGCGTTGCATCGGGAGGAGGGCGCGCTCGTCCTCTTCTCCGGCGGGCAGGATTCCGCCACCTGCCTCGCCTATGCGCTGGAGCGCTTCGGCCGGGTGGAGACGCTGGGCTTCGACTACGGCCAGCGCCACGCGGTGGAGCTGGAGCGTCGCCCCGTGCTGCGCGCCGCCTTCCGCGCCCTCAACCCGCTCTGGGCCGCGCGGCTCGGCGACGACCATGTGCTGGACCTGCCGGTACTCGGCCAGATCTCGGACACGGCGCTCACCCGGGACGTCGCCCTACACATGGAAACGAGCGGCCTGCCGAACACCTTCGTGCCCGGCCGCAACCTCGTGTTCCTCACCTTCGCCGCCGCCCTCGCCTATCGCCGGGGACTGCGGCACATCGTCGGCGGCATGTGCGAGACGGACTTCTCCGGCTATCCCGACTGCCGGGACGACACCATCAAGGCCATGCAGGTGGCGCTCAACCTCGGCATGGAGAAGCGCTTCGTCCTCCACACGCCGCTCATGTGGATCGACAAGGCCGAGACCTGGCGCCTCGCCGAGCATCTGGGCGGGCGTCTGCTGGTGGATCTCATCGTCGAGGAGACCCACACCTGCTATCTCGGCGACCGCGGCCACCGCCACGCCTGGGGCTACGGCTGCGGCGAATGCCCCGCCTGCAGGTTGCGCGCGGATGGATTTGCACGCTACCGCGCCGGCTGAATGGCCCCTAAATGGCCGTCGAGCCTTGGAAAACGCAGGAAAACAAGCGCGACCGCCACCAAATAGCCGCCGCTTTGCGCTAGATTTGCAACACGCACCAGAACCGAATCGGAAGTTTCCATGGTCGAACCCGTGCCCGCCGCGTCCCCCGACGACTACGGCGCCCAGTCCATCCAGGTGCTCAAGGGCCTCGATGCGGTCCGCAAGCGTCCCGGCATGTACATCGGTGACACGGACGACGGCTCGGGCCTGCACCACATGGTCTACGAGGTGGTGGACAACGCCATCGACGAGGCCCTGGCCGGCTGGGCGAAGGAAGTCACCGTCACGCTGGAGGCTGACGGCTCCGTGACCGTGACCGACGACGGCCGCGGCATCCCCACCGACCTCCATCCGGAGGAGGGCGTCTCCGCCGCCGAGGTCATCATGACCCAGCTGCACGCGGGCGGTAAGTTCAACCAGAATTCCTACAAGGTCTCCGGCGGCCTCCACGGCGTGGGCGTCTCGGTGGTCAACGCCTTGTCCACCACGCTGGACCTCACCATCTGGCGCGACGGCAAGGAGCACTTCATGCGCTTCCGCCACGGCGACGCCGAGGCGCCGCTGAAGGTGGTGGGGCCGGCGCCG
The nucleotide sequence above comes from Xanthobacter flavus. Encoded proteins:
- a CDS encoding CHASE2 domain-containing protein; the encoded protein is MWSRLYWLAVGGPLAAGLLVMGADPAPLVDLRNGLFDLYQRAAPRAYDPDLPVRVVDVDDASLARVGQWPWPRTTVAELTQKLTSLGAAAVAFDMVFSEPDRLDPAAVVKLLPAEARAPAEAALAGRDSSDRQLATTLAATPSVLGAILTHGKGAAYPEKWGMASAGDDPRAFVPRFSGAVAPLPELAAAAQGIGALNWLPDRDQVVRRVPILLGLDGKLVPSLSAEALRVAQGASTYVVRASNASGDQAFGTKTGITAVKIGALDVPTDASGEVRVRFTPTDPRRFLSAADVLDGKVAPAEVEGRILLVGSSAPGLMDTRATPLDAAVPGVEVQAQLIEHIVAGARLVRPDWARGAEIVLTGLLGLLLALALPRVSAPVAGALGLVVVAALGAGAWLAFTRFDLLLDPMGPGAAVLAIYGMGVLALYRDEQRQKKWVRSVFGRFVSPKVVERLAENPERLVLGGETREITILFCDLRDFTSLSETMDAQALTRFMNAYLTPMTEVVLAHGGTIDKYIGDAIMAFWNAPVDDAAHARNAALCALAMSARLEALNAEWLRAAEAEGRPWHPVRCGIGLATGPCCVGNLGSAQRLEYSCLGDDVNLASRIEGATKSMRVDILVSEATREAAGDLAFLEADLLMLKGKSKASQLYLLAGAPDFSRSDDFSRLEERHGALMAAYGAGRFGEAAALAEALAASAPPRLSRFYGLYAERCRGAADPAAAPAASG
- a CDS encoding esterase-like activity of phytase family protein produces the protein MRRRLRFAAFVAAGLLGGAFLFNLAFSKPGALPPEPVAITVTAQPVAAFKRGDELAQFGPLRFLGGLVLTSPFPGFGGISGFALEQDGHFLAITDAGLFLSGRLATENDRPTGLADVKAAALLDTEGRVQADNAREDVESVTLAPDAAYVAMETINEIWRYPRDPLGKPGKLVPAPAIKGLRRNTGLESLAYMPSGPLKGALVAIGEEGARKADDLPGFIIGGAAPGTFTVAKSGPFDATDLALGPDGNFYLLERHYTPLDGVSMQIRRFPAGEVKPGVRITGEVLGRFDMGYEIDNMEGLGVTRAASGEILLTLISDDNFSPLQRTILLRFAVSGD
- the cobT gene encoding cobaltochelatase subunit CobT; its protein translation is MATNRTTGKAPKEAPSEPFKRAVTGCFKAIAGVSEFEVSFASERPALGPDRVRLPEPPRRFSLQDAAIVRGHADSLALRRACHDPGVHRKMLPQGEVARGVFEAVEQARVEAIGGNRMPGVKRNLAAMLQDRYHRANYADITERSEAPIADAVALMVRERLTGEPPPPDARRVVDLWRPFIEERAAGDLARLIDSIENQKKFGEVARDLLASLDMGEESGLDTEQEPEEAENEGGADEQGGENGESREDDSQQGATEMEAELSEEEMPDSAAQSEAAPPADVPDGTEMGDSEEPAEPWSPRPPVTHDNRGPEYHAFTTKFDEETSAEDLCDPEELTRLRSYLDKQLANLQGVVARLANRLQRKLLAQQNRAWEFDLEEGVLDPARLPRVIMDPMAALSFKRERDTDFRDTVVTLLIDNSGSMRGRPITVAATCADILARTLERCGVKVEVLGFTTRAWKGGQSREAWLAAGKPAAPGRLNDLRHIIYKSADAPWRRARRNLGLMMREGLLKENIDGEALDWAHKRLLARTEARRILMMISDGAPVDDSTLSVNAGNYLERHLRHIITEIETRSPVELIAIGIGHDVTRYYRRAVTIVDAEELGGVMTEKLAELFEETPGGAGRGSAGRAPGRGGRLH
- the cobS gene encoding cobaltochelatase subunit CobS, yielding MSGLETTAPMPDMKVSVRQTFGIDIDMEVPAYSEADPHVPELDPDYLFDRPTTLAILAGFARNRRVMVTGFHGTGKSTHIEQVAARLNWPCVRINLDSHISRIDLIGKDAIVVKDGLQVTEFRDGILPWAYQNNVALVFDEYDAGRPDVMFVIQRVLESSGRLTLLDQSRVIRPHGAFRLFATANTIGLGDTTGLYHGTQQINQAQMDRWSIVTTLNYLAHDKEVDIVLAKAKHFQNAEGRDTVNRMVRLADLTRQAFMNGDLSTVMSPRTVITWAENADIFRDIAFSLRVTFLNKCDELERPLVAEFYQRCFGQELAESTVNVALS
- a CDS encoding J domain-containing protein; translated protein: MKLDSPLFDRIRVKPADERPRSRMSLTGCQWPGCTAEGSHKAPKGRHQEGQYWSYCLDHVKAYNQSYNYFSGMTDDAVYAYQKDALTGHRPTWKMGMKGAGGRRAGAEATDGMRDPFGFTAEMGATFQADRPEPNGKIVRTAERRALEVMGLEMSASPVEIKARYKELVKLHHPDANGGDRSSEDRLRSVIQAYNSLKQAGFC
- a CDS encoding BolA family protein, translating into MTETSLASIRQTLEAGLTPLALELEDESHKHAGHAGVMHDHKGANRGDGGITHLRVRVVSPSFTGKSRVERHRIVNGLLQGEIARGLHALAIEAKAPGE
- the queC gene encoding 7-cyano-7-deazaguanine synthase QueC, whose protein sequence is MAEAALHREEGALVLFSGGQDSATCLAYALERFGRVETLGFDYGQRHAVELERRPVLRAAFRALNPLWAARLGDDHVLDLPVLGQISDTALTRDVALHMETSGLPNTFVPGRNLVFLTFAAALAYRRGLRHIVGGMCETDFSGYPDCRDDTIKAMQVALNLGMEKRFVLHTPLMWIDKAETWRLAEHLGGRLLVDLIVEETHTCYLGDRGHRHAWGYGCGECPACRLRADGFARYRAG